Proteins from a genomic interval of Acanthochromis polyacanthus isolate Apoly-LR-REF ecotype Palm Island chromosome 24, KAUST_Apoly_ChrSc, whole genome shotgun sequence:
- the LOC127532561 gene encoding uncharacterized protein LOC127532561, whose amino-acid sequence MQSIRRSERVVIGADVNGHVGAGNRDDEEVMGRFGIQERNAEGQMVVDFAKRMEMAVVNTFFQKRQEHRVTYKSGGRSTQVDYILCRRCNLKEISDCKVVVGESVARQHRMVVCRMTLVVKKMKRAKAEQRTKWWKLKKEECCMTFRKELRQALDGQEVLPDDWTTTANVIRETGRRVLGVSPGRKGDKETWWWNEEVQEWIQRKRLAKKKWDTERTEGSRQEYREMQRKVKVEVAKAKQGAYHDLYARLDSKEGETDLYRLARQRDRDGKDVQQVRVIKDKDGSVLTGANSVMGRWKEYFEELMNEENERERRVEEVTVVDQEVAKISKDEVRRALKRMKSGKALGPDDKPVEVWKCL is encoded by the coding sequence atgcagagcatccgtagaagtgagagagttgtcattggtgcagacgtcaatggacatgttggtgcaggaaacagagatgatgaggaggtcatgggcaggtttggtatccaggagaggaacgcagaaggacagatggtggttgactttgcaaaaaggatggaaatggctgtagtgaatactttcttccagaagaggcaggaacatagggtgacctataagagtggaggtaggagcacacaggtagactacatcttgtgtagacggtgtaatctgaaggagatcagtgactgcaaagtagtggtaggtgagagtgtagccagacagcataggatggtggtgtgtaggatgaccctggtggtgaagaagatgaagagggcaaaggcagagcagaggaccaaatggtggaagctgaaaaaggaagagtgttgtatgactttcaggaaagagttgagacaggctttggatggtcaggaggtgcttccagatgactggacaactacagcaaatgtgatcagggagacaggtcggagagtacttggtgtgtcacctggaaggaaaggagataaggagacttggtggtggaatgaggaggtgcaggagtggatccagagaaagaggttagctaagaagaagtgggacactgagaggactgaagggagtagacaggagtacagggagatgcagcgtaaggtgaaagtagaggtggcaaaggccaaacaaggggcttaccatgacttgtatgctaggttggacagtaaggagggagagactgatctgtacaggttggcaaggcagagagacagagatgggaaggacgtgcagcaggttagggtgataaaggataaggatggaagtgtgttgacaggtgccaatagtgtgatgggaagatggaaagagtactttgaagagttgatgaatgaggaaaatgagagagaacgaagagtagaagaggtgactgttgtggaccaggaagtagcaaagattagtaaggatgaagtgaggagggcattgaagaggatgaagagtggaaaggcacttggtcctgatgataaacctgtggaggtatggaagtgtctctga
- the zgc:85858 gene encoding stress-associated endoplasmic reticulum protein 1 — translation MSAVQRMKVANERHSKTITQRGHVQKTSRPVNDDKSPVGPWLLALFVFVVCGSAIFQIIQSIRQGM, via the exons ATGTCTGCGGTGCAGCGGATGAAAGTGGCGAACGAGCGGCACAGCAAGACGATCACACAGCGGGGACACGTCCAGAAGACATCG cgACCAGTAAATGACGATAAATCTCCGGTGGGCCCGTGGCTGCTCGCGCTCTTCGTCTTCGTGGTTTGTGGTTCAG CCATCTTCCAGATCATTCAGAGCATCAGGCAGGGCATgtga